One genomic window of Polyangium aurulentum includes the following:
- the hemB gene encoding porphobilinogen synthase, which translates to MFPNVRPRRLRRSGSIRSLVRETTLAPSDLILPLFFHETLDAPRPIATMPGVSQLPVSAAAAEARMAHEAGLGGVLLFGLPRTKDATGSSAYDPNGPVPRAVTVMKDVAPDLLVITDVCVDEYTDHGHCGILKPGPRGDLEVDNDATLEVLAKAALAHAKAGADVVAPSDMMDGRVGAIRKALDGEGFSETAILSYSVKYASSFYGPFRDAADCAPKFGDRAGYQMDPGNAREALREARLDEEEGADMLMVKPALPYLDVLTRVREATTLPLGAYNVSGEFAMIKAAAAAGMLDERRAVLELLTSIRRAGADFILTYHAHDAARWLR; encoded by the coding sequence GTGTTCCCCAACGTACGCCCCCGCAGACTCCGCCGCTCCGGCTCGATCCGCTCCCTCGTGCGCGAGACGACGCTCGCGCCGTCGGACCTGATCCTGCCGCTCTTCTTCCACGAGACGCTCGACGCGCCGCGACCCATCGCCACCATGCCCGGCGTCTCGCAGCTGCCCGTGAGCGCCGCCGCGGCCGAAGCCCGCATGGCGCACGAAGCTGGGCTCGGCGGCGTGCTGCTCTTCGGCCTGCCCCGCACGAAGGACGCGACGGGATCGAGCGCCTACGACCCGAACGGGCCCGTGCCCCGCGCGGTCACCGTGATGAAGGACGTGGCGCCCGACCTGCTCGTGATCACCGACGTGTGCGTCGACGAGTACACCGATCACGGACACTGCGGGATCCTCAAGCCGGGGCCGCGGGGGGACCTCGAGGTCGACAACGACGCGACGCTCGAGGTGCTCGCGAAGGCCGCTCTCGCGCACGCGAAGGCAGGCGCGGACGTGGTGGCGCCGAGCGACATGATGGACGGGCGCGTGGGCGCGATCCGCAAGGCGCTCGACGGCGAGGGCTTCTCGGAGACGGCCATTCTCTCGTACTCGGTCAAGTACGCCTCGAGCTTCTACGGTCCGTTCCGCGACGCGGCGGACTGCGCGCCGAAGTTCGGCGATCGGGCGGGCTACCAGATGGACCCGGGCAACGCGCGCGAGGCGCTGCGCGAGGCGCGGCTCGACGAGGAAGAGGGCGCGGACATGCTCATGGTCAAGCCCGCGCTGCCGTATCTCGACGTGCTCACGCGCGTGCGCGAGGCGACGACGCTGCCGCTCGGCGCGTACAACGTGAGCGGCGAGTTCGCGATGATCAAGGCCGCGGCGGCGGCTGGGATGCTCGACGAGCGGCGCGCGGTGCTCGAGCTGCTCACCTCGATCCGGCGCGCGGGCGCGGACTTCATCCTCACCTACCACGCCCACGATGCGGCGCGCTGGTTGCGCTGA
- a CDS encoding CxxC-x17-CxxC domain-containing protein — protein MDQPKDEQITCASCGSSFPFTAADAAARAERGHTAPPTLCKPCWRARKGKSDAARRDPRPARQDARAPREPRAPRTADARPPQKPRYSGDVNEYRSPMPDPHFGAHAAPLRAPARPARDEGPREPAFRREGEGGAAFRPAQRNTRERGFPITCAACGQAAAVPFRPAPGQKVYCRTCFRADKPT, from the coding sequence ATGGACCAGCCGAAAGACGAGCAGATCACGTGCGCGAGCTGCGGCTCGTCGTTCCCTTTCACCGCCGCCGATGCAGCCGCCCGCGCGGAGCGAGGCCACACGGCGCCGCCGACCCTATGCAAGCCGTGCTGGCGCGCCCGCAAAGGCAAATCCGACGCCGCTCGCCGCGATCCCCGCCCCGCACGACAAGACGCCCGCGCGCCGCGAGAGCCCCGCGCGCCGCGCACCGCCGACGCGCGCCCGCCGCAGAAGCCCCGCTACTCGGGCGACGTGAACGAGTACCGCAGCCCGATGCCCGATCCGCACTTCGGCGCGCACGCCGCGCCCCTGCGCGCCCCTGCTCGCCCCGCGCGCGACGAGGGCCCGAGGGAGCCTGCCTTCCGGCGCGAAGGCGAAGGCGGCGCAGCCTTCCGCCCCGCGCAGCGCAACACGCGTGAGCGCGGCTTTCCGATCACGTGCGCCGCATGCGGTCAGGCAGCGGCCGTCCCGTTCAGGCCCGCGCCGGGGCAAAAGGTCTACTGCCGGACCTGCTTCCGCGCGGACAAGCCGACGTAG
- a CDS encoding ABC transporter ATP-binding protein, which produces MTALTPQAKANGASPGAKEKTRAERALARFHEEDRLREGYDLRILRGLWPFLRPYTSYLVASIVLLVVASALAIIRPMVTRHAFDTFDQVNGRAIFFRDGFVLIAIMVVERAIDFPQFILMQLAGARAMGDMREHVFRFLHTRRLGFFDRTPVGRLVTRVTNDVDAINEMFASGALNAVGDLVKLVGIVGAMLVLDWRLSLIAFAAVPPVAILVNWTRRRIRDAFREIRSKTARMNAYLNEQISGMAVVQAYAREEQSAAEFDDINEAYRQANNRSIVFDATLDAAIEMVASLCVAAMLWYFGGTALRARVSFGTLFAFVQYIDMFFVPIRDLSARFTLLQSAMAGAERIFQLLDNNEEDAPAAEERTKVASPQDGGGAAFELDHVLFEYKPDVPILRDVSIHATKGEKIALVGATGAGKTTVASLLLRLYDVKEGSVRVSGRDVRTIPRDELRRQFAVVPQEVFLFPGTVASNIAAGDADVDRTRVVRALERIGALDLFERREGGLDAKVEERGSNFSAGERQLIAFARALYRDPPILVLDEATANVDSDTESRLQKAVWAAMQGRTALIIAHRLSTIRAVDRIVVFHKGRVVEQGSHDALLAAGGAYAKLYQLQFARTEGAAAAE; this is translated from the coding sequence ATGACCGCGTTGACGCCGCAAGCGAAGGCGAACGGTGCGAGCCCCGGCGCCAAGGAGAAGACGCGCGCCGAACGCGCGCTCGCGCGCTTCCACGAGGAGGATCGGCTCCGCGAGGGCTACGACCTGCGGATTCTACGCGGGCTCTGGCCCTTCCTCCGGCCGTACACGAGCTACCTCGTCGCCTCGATCGTGCTGCTCGTGGTCGCCTCGGCCCTCGCGATCATCCGGCCGATGGTGACGCGGCACGCGTTCGACACCTTCGATCAGGTCAACGGCCGCGCCATCTTCTTCCGCGATGGCTTCGTGCTGATCGCGATCATGGTCGTCGAGCGCGCGATCGACTTCCCGCAGTTCATCCTCATGCAGCTCGCCGGCGCGCGGGCGATGGGTGACATGCGCGAGCACGTCTTCCGCTTCCTGCACACGCGGCGCCTCGGGTTCTTCGATCGCACGCCGGTCGGGCGCCTCGTCACGCGCGTGACGAACGACGTCGACGCCATCAACGAGATGTTCGCCTCCGGCGCCCTCAACGCCGTGGGCGATCTCGTGAAGCTCGTCGGGATCGTCGGCGCGATGCTCGTGCTCGACTGGCGCTTGTCGCTCATCGCCTTCGCCGCGGTGCCGCCCGTCGCGATCCTCGTGAACTGGACGCGGCGCCGCATCCGCGACGCCTTCCGAGAGATCCGCTCGAAGACCGCGCGCATGAACGCCTACCTGAACGAGCAGATCTCGGGCATGGCCGTCGTGCAGGCCTACGCGCGCGAGGAGCAGAGCGCGGCGGAGTTCGACGACATCAACGAGGCCTACCGGCAGGCGAACAACCGCTCGATCGTCTTCGACGCGACCCTCGACGCGGCCATCGAGATGGTCGCGAGCCTCTGCGTCGCCGCGATGCTCTGGTACTTCGGCGGCACCGCGCTGCGCGCGCGCGTGTCGTTCGGCACGCTGTTCGCGTTCGTCCAGTACATCGACATGTTCTTCGTGCCGATCCGCGACCTGTCTGCGCGCTTCACGCTCTTGCAGTCGGCGATGGCGGGCGCGGAGCGGATCTTCCAGCTCCTCGACAACAACGAGGAGGACGCGCCGGCCGCAGAGGAGCGGACGAAGGTGGCGAGCCCGCAAGACGGCGGGGGCGCGGCGTTCGAGCTCGATCACGTGCTGTTCGAGTACAAGCCCGACGTGCCCATCCTGCGCGACGTCTCGATCCACGCGACCAAGGGCGAGAAGATCGCGCTCGTCGGCGCGACCGGCGCGGGCAAGACCACGGTCGCCTCGCTGCTGCTCCGCCTCTACGACGTGAAAGAGGGCAGCGTGCGCGTCTCCGGGCGCGACGTGCGCACCATCCCGCGCGACGAGCTGCGCCGTCAGTTCGCCGTGGTGCCGCAGGAGGTCTTCCTCTTCCCGGGCACGGTCGCCTCGAACATCGCCGCGGGCGACGCCGACGTCGATCGCACCCGCGTCGTGCGCGCCCTCGAGCGCATCGGCGCGCTCGATCTGTTCGAGCGCCGCGAGGGCGGGCTCGACGCGAAGGTGGAGGAGCGCGGATCGAACTTCTCCGCCGGCGAGCGGCAGCTCATCGCGTTCGCCCGCGCGCTCTACCGCGACCCGCCGATCCTCGTGCTCGACGAGGCCACGGCGAACGTCGACAGCGACACCGAGTCGCGCCTTCAGAAGGCCGTCTGGGCCGCGATGCAGGGGCGCACGGCGCTCATCATCGCCCACCGCCTCTCGACGATCCGCGCCGTCGATCGGATCGTCGTCTTCCACAAGGGCCGCGTGGTCGAGCAGGGCAGCCACGATGCGCTGCTCGCCGCGGGCGGCGCGTACGCGAAGCTCTACCAGCTCCAGTTCGCCAGGACCGAGGGCGCGGCCGCCGCGGAGTGA
- a CDS encoding ABC transporter ATP-binding protein — translation MQRKASPADYPVGLGAQFRKNLGLYLGGAILLLVQQALMAQRDFLVKDAVNAAESALPDAAVRDALLILVVSIIAFVVRVSSRWTMFTGGRNVEYEMRAALLSRLHKLGPAFFRKMPTGDIMSRATNDLQQVRLLLGFGILNVVNSVLAFSSALYVMVRMSPKLTLASMATLPLLMIITKSFSLRMFTRTRENQEALGKMSDRVLASLAGVRVVRSFALEDAELATFRKANEDYVHKSLALARIRGSMGPIMVSVVSVGTLIAFFYGGSLVLAGEMQKGEFLAYYMAFGRLVWPMIALGFVTAIVQRGRAGYARLKSIFDAIPEVTDGPLPRPAKVEGALRVDQISFAYGERKVLDGVSFEIPAGRSLAIVGRTGSGKSTLATLLPRLLPTPRGTVFLDGADICDLPVDVVRESIGYAQQDAFLFSTTVAQNIGYALDDPEAPDAMERIRAAASEAGVLAEIEGLPEGFDTVVGERGVQLSGGQRQRIALARALLREPPVLVLDDPLSAVDAKTEAAILGAIERQAARRTLILITHRVAAARRCDRILVLERGRVVEQGSHEELAKAGGLYATFAEEQEIEEKLAAFGAEDIPPSLPHPEVQPA, via the coding sequence ATGCAGCGAAAGGCAAGCCCGGCCGACTACCCCGTGGGGCTCGGGGCGCAGTTCCGGAAAAACCTCGGGCTGTACCTCGGCGGCGCCATCCTCTTGCTGGTGCAGCAAGCCCTCATGGCGCAGCGCGACTTCCTCGTGAAGGACGCGGTGAACGCAGCCGAAAGCGCGCTCCCCGACGCCGCCGTGCGCGACGCGCTGCTCATCCTCGTCGTCAGCATCATCGCGTTCGTCGTGCGCGTCTCGTCGCGGTGGACGATGTTCACCGGCGGTCGCAACGTCGAGTACGAGATGCGCGCGGCGCTGCTTTCGCGTCTGCACAAGCTCGGCCCCGCGTTCTTCCGGAAGATGCCGACCGGCGACATCATGAGCCGGGCGACGAACGATCTGCAGCAGGTTCGCTTGCTGCTCGGCTTCGGCATCTTGAACGTGGTGAACTCGGTCCTCGCCTTCTCGAGCGCGCTCTACGTCATGGTGCGCATGAGCCCCAAGCTCACGCTGGCCTCGATGGCCACGCTGCCGCTCCTGATGATCATCACCAAGTCGTTCTCGCTCCGCATGTTCACGCGGACCCGCGAGAATCAGGAGGCGCTCGGCAAGATGAGCGATCGCGTCCTCGCGAGCCTCGCGGGCGTGCGCGTGGTCCGCTCCTTCGCGCTCGAGGACGCGGAGCTCGCGACCTTCCGCAAGGCGAACGAGGACTACGTTCACAAGAGCCTCGCCCTCGCCCGCATCCGCGGCTCGATGGGGCCGATCATGGTGTCGGTCGTCTCGGTGGGCACGCTCATCGCGTTCTTCTACGGAGGCTCGCTCGTCCTCGCCGGCGAGATGCAGAAGGGCGAGTTCCTCGCGTACTACATGGCGTTCGGCCGGCTCGTGTGGCCGATGATCGCGCTCGGCTTCGTGACCGCGATCGTGCAGCGCGGGCGCGCCGGCTACGCGCGCCTGAAGTCGATCTTCGACGCCATCCCCGAGGTGACCGACGGCCCGCTGCCCCGGCCCGCCAAGGTCGAGGGCGCGCTGCGCGTCGATCAGATCAGCTTCGCCTACGGCGAGCGCAAGGTGCTCGACGGCGTGAGCTTCGAGATCCCGGCGGGCCGATCGCTCGCCATCGTGGGCCGCACGGGCTCGGGCAAGAGCACGCTGGCGACGCTCCTGCCGCGCCTCTTGCCCACGCCGCGCGGCACGGTCTTCCTCGACGGGGCCGACATCTGCGATCTGCCGGTCGACGTCGTGCGCGAGAGCATCGGCTACGCGCAGCAGGACGCCTTCCTGTTCTCGACGACGGTGGCGCAGAACATCGGCTACGCGCTCGACGATCCAGAGGCGCCCGACGCGATGGAGAGGATCCGCGCCGCCGCCTCCGAGGCGGGCGTGCTCGCCGAGATCGAAGGGCTCCCCGAGGGCTTCGACACCGTCGTCGGCGAGCGCGGCGTGCAGCTCTCGGGTGGGCAGCGGCAGCGCATCGCCCTCGCGCGCGCCCTCCTGCGCGAGCCGCCGGTGCTGGTGCTCGACGACCCTCTCTCCGCGGTCGACGCGAAGACCGAGGCCGCGATCCTCGGCGCCATCGAGCGCCAGGCCGCGCGCCGCACGCTCATCCTGATCACCCACCGCGTCGCCGCCGCGCGCCGCTGCGATCGTATCCTCGTGCTCGAGCGTGGCCGCGTGGTCGAGCAGGGCAGCCACGAAGAGCTCGCCAAGGCCGGCGGCCTGTACGCGACGTTCGCCGAAGAGCAAGAGATCGAGGAGAAGCTCGCCGCCTTCGGTGCCGAGGACATCCCCCCGTCGCTCCCGCACCCGGAGGTCCAGCCCGCATGA
- a CDS encoding HAD hydrolase family protein — protein sequence MTGARVPEGIEALSRDEAMGLGGVVFDLDDTLLDHGALTEVAYGALFRLREMGLRLVACTGRPALWGEIVLRQWPIDAAVTENGAVALIKEPPPEGASAARISAVFPADAAAWRARRGELVAFAEGLVKRFPDAALADDNAARWTDVTIDIGEHRRVRPEDVQAMREEASARGLVTVASSVHLHLAAEAADKAKGTFRLLAERFGEDEASARVKNAFVGDSGNDAAAFAAFATTVGVANVRPYLRNLPVLPRYVTQAAMGRGFAEFATRIMTLRVKKG from the coding sequence GTGACGGGCGCGCGCGTGCCGGAGGGGATCGAGGCGCTCTCGCGCGACGAGGCGATGGGCCTCGGGGGCGTCGTCTTCGATCTCGACGACACGCTGCTCGATCACGGGGCGCTCACCGAGGTCGCGTACGGGGCGCTGTTTCGGCTGCGGGAGATGGGCCTGCGCCTCGTCGCTTGCACGGGCAGGCCCGCGCTCTGGGGCGAGATCGTCCTGCGGCAGTGGCCGATCGACGCTGCGGTGACCGAGAACGGGGCCGTCGCGCTCATCAAGGAGCCGCCCCCCGAGGGCGCGTCGGCGGCGCGTATTTCGGCGGTTTTTCCAGCGGATGCGGCGGCTTGGCGGGCGCGGCGGGGTGAGCTCGTCGCGTTTGCCGAGGGGCTCGTGAAGCGCTTTCCGGACGCGGCGCTCGCGGACGACAACGCCGCGCGCTGGACCGACGTGACCATCGACATCGGCGAGCACCGGCGCGTGAGGCCGGAGGACGTGCAGGCGATGCGGGAGGAGGCGAGCGCGCGAGGGCTCGTGACCGTCGCGTCGAGCGTGCACCTGCACCTCGCCGCCGAGGCCGCTGACAAGGCGAAAGGCACCTTTCGGCTGCTCGCCGAGCGGTTCGGCGAGGACGAGGCGAGCGCGCGCGTCAAGAACGCGTTTGTCGGCGACAGCGGCAACGACGCGGCGGCCTTCGCTGCCTTCGCGACGACGGTTGGCGTCGCGAACGTCCGCCCTTACTTGAGGAATTTGCCCGTCCTGCCACGGTATGTAACTCAGGCCGCGATGGGACGGGGGTTCGCGGAATTTGCAACGCGGATCATGACGCTTCGCGTCAAGAAAGGGTGA
- a CDS encoding pyridoxine 5'-phosphate synthase, with protein sequence MPVRLHINIDHVATVRNARGTRYPDPVFAAGLCEAAGADGITAHLREDRRHIRDDDVERLRVSIDSLFNLEMAVTEEMLGIAARVKPDVITLVPERREERTTEGGLDVEGQRAGIEAAVKMAKERGIKVSLFIAPDEASVEASAALGVAQVELHTGEYCHAAGARAEEELGRLRRAAARASALGLEVAAGHGLTRRNVGPVVAIPDIVEVNIGHSVIADAVFFGLERAVRDLRRAINRGARNRARS encoded by the coding sequence ATGCCCGTTCGGCTGCACATCAACATCGATCACGTCGCGACCGTGCGCAACGCACGCGGCACGCGCTATCCGGACCCCGTCTTCGCGGCGGGGCTCTGCGAGGCGGCGGGCGCCGACGGCATCACGGCCCACCTGCGCGAGGATCGGAGGCACATCCGCGACGACGACGTCGAGCGCCTGCGCGTGTCGATCGACTCGCTCTTCAACCTCGAGATGGCCGTCACCGAGGAGATGCTCGGCATCGCGGCGCGCGTGAAGCCCGACGTGATCACGCTCGTCCCCGAGCGGCGCGAGGAGCGCACGACCGAGGGCGGGCTCGATGTCGAGGGGCAGCGCGCGGGCATCGAGGCGGCGGTGAAGATGGCCAAAGAGCGCGGCATCAAGGTGAGCCTCTTCATCGCGCCGGACGAGGCGTCCGTGGAGGCGTCGGCCGCGCTCGGCGTCGCGCAGGTCGAGCTGCACACGGGCGAGTATTGCCACGCGGCCGGGGCGCGCGCGGAAGAAGAGCTCGGGCGCTTGCGTCGCGCGGCCGCGCGGGCGTCGGCGCTCGGGCTCGAGGTCGCGGCGGGGCACGGGCTCACGCGGCGCAACGTCGGGCCCGTGGTGGCCATCCCGGACATCGTCGAGGTGAACATCGGTCACTCGGTGATCGCCGATGCGGTCTTCTTCGGCCTGGAGCGCGCGGTGCGCGACCTGCGCAGGGCCATCAATCGAGGCGCGCGCAACCGAGCGCGCTCGTGA
- the htpG gene encoding molecular chaperone HtpG, with protein MTEQASQSPVTAAPAGAEPSPASPGAVELPFQAEVQQVLSLVINSLYANQEVFLRELISNASDALDKARFLALTRKDASEQEGEPKIKITLNDDARTLTIEDNGVGMTRDEVIHNLGTIAKSGSLEFLKAHAEAMKSNKDGAVKLIGQFGVGFYAAFMVASRVDVDTRSMLPGSEPVLWRSGGAGTFTVLEGSRDNPGTTITLHLKDEAREYTKAWRIKEIIRKYSDFVHFPIEVGGEVANRSKAIWTLPKSQVTEEQHEEFFHHVTGGYEGEKPLHHIHLSIDAPVQFHALLYVPEKAPPDLFQRDRRSIRLYAKRVLIIEDCDKVAPIYLRFLRGVVDSEDLSLNVSREMLQEDKALKQIEQQVTKQVLKSFKDLAESDPDKYAKLWSEFGKVLKEGVSVDYKNRDTIADLCRFGAMSEPDGKLISLKQYVDAMPSSQKDIYYITGPNRRAVEQSPHLEAFKKRGYDVLFLIDPVDEWVVQSLNEYDKRRMRSVAQGDIDLGDDQAKADDKAGEEVKAAVEAVKGALGDRVKDVRASKRLTDSASCLVSAEGDIGVNMERIMRMIGESAPEAKRILELNPGHAIVRNLNILAERAPGSDQLKLWAELLYEQALLAEGMVTDPARLVRHIQELLTQASTAAVGGDGKGPVV; from the coding sequence ATGACCGAACAAGCCTCCCAGAGCCCCGTGACGGCCGCGCCTGCGGGCGCCGAGCCCTCTCCTGCATCGCCTGGCGCGGTGGAGTTGCCGTTCCAGGCGGAGGTGCAGCAGGTCCTCTCCCTCGTCATCAACTCGCTCTACGCGAACCAGGAGGTCTTCCTCCGCGAGCTGATCTCGAACGCGTCGGACGCGCTCGACAAGGCGCGCTTCCTCGCGCTCACCCGCAAGGACGCGAGCGAGCAGGAGGGCGAGCCGAAGATCAAGATCACGCTGAACGACGACGCCCGCACGCTGACGATCGAGGACAACGGCGTGGGCATGACCCGCGACGAGGTCATCCACAACCTCGGCACCATCGCCAAGAGCGGCTCGCTCGAGTTCTTGAAGGCGCACGCCGAGGCGATGAAGAGCAACAAGGACGGCGCGGTGAAGCTCATCGGCCAGTTCGGCGTGGGTTTTTACGCGGCGTTCATGGTCGCCTCGCGCGTCGACGTCGACACGCGCAGCATGCTGCCGGGCTCGGAGCCGGTGCTCTGGCGCTCGGGCGGCGCGGGAACGTTCACGGTCCTCGAAGGCAGCCGCGACAACCCCGGCACCACGATCACGCTGCACCTCAAGGACGAGGCGCGCGAGTACACGAAGGCGTGGCGGATCAAGGAGATCATCCGCAAGTACTCCGACTTCGTGCACTTCCCGATCGAGGTGGGCGGCGAGGTGGCGAACCGCTCGAAGGCGATCTGGACGCTGCCCAAGTCGCAGGTCACCGAGGAGCAGCACGAGGAGTTCTTCCACCACGTCACGGGCGGCTACGAGGGCGAAAAGCCCCTGCACCACATCCACCTGTCGATCGACGCGCCCGTGCAGTTCCACGCCTTGCTCTACGTCCCCGAGAAGGCGCCGCCGGACCTCTTCCAGCGCGATCGTCGATCGATCCGGCTCTACGCCAAGCGCGTGCTCATCATCGAGGACTGCGACAAGGTCGCCCCCATCTACCTGCGCTTCCTGCGCGGCGTGGTCGACTCCGAGGATCTGTCGCTCAACGTCTCGCGCGAGATGTTGCAGGAGGACAAGGCCCTCAAGCAGATCGAGCAGCAGGTCACCAAGCAGGTCCTGAAGTCGTTCAAGGACCTCGCCGAGAGCGATCCGGACAAGTACGCGAAGCTCTGGAGCGAGTTCGGCAAGGTGCTGAAGGAGGGCGTCTCGGTCGACTACAAGAACCGCGACACCATCGCCGACCTGTGCCGCTTCGGCGCGATGAGCGAGCCCGATGGCAAGCTGATCTCGCTCAAGCAGTACGTCGACGCGATGCCCTCTTCGCAGAAGGACATCTATTACATCACCGGCCCGAACCGCCGCGCCGTGGAGCAGAGCCCGCACCTCGAAGCGTTCAAGAAGCGCGGCTACGACGTCCTGTTCCTGATCGATCCGGTCGACGAGTGGGTCGTGCAGTCGCTCAACGAGTACGACAAGCGGCGCATGCGCAGCGTCGCCCAGGGCGACATCGACCTCGGCGACGATCAGGCGAAGGCGGACGACAAGGCGGGCGAGGAGGTCAAGGCCGCCGTCGAGGCCGTCAAGGGCGCGCTCGGCGATCGGGTGAAGGACGTGCGCGCGTCGAAGCGCCTCACCGACAGCGCGAGCTGCCTGGTCTCCGCCGAGGGTGACATCGGCGTCAACATGGAGCGCATCATGCGCATGATCGGCGAGAGCGCGCCCGAGGCGAAGCGCATCCTCGAGCTGAACCCGGGCCACGCGATCGTGAGAAACCTCAACATCCTGGCCGAGCGCGCGCCGGGGAGCGATCAGCTCAAGCTCTGGGCCGAGCTGCTCTACGAGCAGGCGCTGCTCGCCGAGGGCATGGTCACCGACCCGGCCAGGCTCGTCCGCCACATCCAGGAGCTTCTGACCCAGGCGAGCACGGCGGCCGTCGGAGGCGACGGCAAGGGGCCGGTCGTGTAA
- a CDS encoding serine/threonine-protein kinase — MAPRTPAPGAIVDNKYRLAERIGGGGMGHVFRAENVLAGRAVAIKFLHPELSENTELAQRFFQEAQAVNRIRHPNIVDVIDAGVGEMGPYIVMEHLEGEGVGSALQRLGRFEVDAAVGTCIPVLEALDAAHRVGIIHRDLKPENVFVAFDPARGQAVVRLLDFGIAKVLDSSGPSPRTRTGVVFGTPDYLSPEQATGDAPIDGRSDLFAVGVLLYELLTGTRPFRAPTAVATAFRVVHAEAPTLAAAGVHVDPRLEAVVAKLLQKDPMKRYATAGEVARELERFAPDAMRRAASLGRIINLHRRVATTTPIGSPPPQPPPPPPPVLQEPERVAPPPMREPVNTAPPIRTSVRTSYTEVSGQQVPFSPTRVVPSLSNPPGNRTSDPGSAPRGDYISAPRTAEPIVPPTVPRTLDRARNNPSNAGPQSRYLSPTRAAPSRFPGMYQVRGAVLRAVDKALVEDAGPRVREQVVAQLPPRYAEDFLNDSINALVAYDLEALDAYMELATSLSLHEPSRWRALGRLAIGGELHNTVRSVLRPAPDLQIAIRRGISIWSRLFSFGAWKVGASQNGKVSLQIAEFDPASLALRLWVVGMVEETARRAASFDVRVNITSGETGFTPELACEIV, encoded by the coding sequence ATGGCTCCTCGAACCCCCGCGCCCGGCGCAATCGTCGATAACAAGTACCGCCTTGCCGAGCGCATTGGCGGCGGCGGGATGGGCCACGTCTTTCGCGCGGAGAACGTGCTCGCCGGGCGCGCGGTGGCCATCAAGTTCCTCCACCCCGAGCTGTCCGAGAACACCGAGCTCGCCCAGCGCTTCTTTCAGGAAGCGCAGGCCGTCAACCGCATCCGCCACCCGAACATCGTCGACGTGATCGACGCCGGGGTGGGCGAGATGGGCCCCTACATCGTGATGGAGCACCTCGAGGGCGAGGGGGTGGGCTCCGCGCTGCAGAGGCTCGGGCGGTTCGAGGTCGACGCGGCCGTCGGCACCTGCATCCCCGTCCTCGAGGCGCTCGATGCGGCCCACCGCGTCGGCATCATTCACCGCGATCTCAAGCCCGAGAACGTCTTCGTCGCCTTCGACCCCGCGCGCGGTCAGGCCGTCGTGCGGCTGCTCGACTTCGGCATCGCCAAGGTGCTCGACTCGAGCGGGCCCTCGCCCCGCACGCGCACCGGCGTCGTTTTCGGCACCCCCGACTACCTCTCCCCCGAGCAGGCGACAGGCGACGCGCCGATCGACGGCAGGAGCGATCTGTTCGCCGTCGGCGTGCTGCTCTACGAGCTGCTCACGGGCACGCGCCCGTTCCGCGCGCCCACGGCCGTCGCGACGGCGTTCCGCGTCGTCCACGCAGAGGCGCCGACGCTCGCCGCGGCCGGCGTGCACGTCGATCCGCGGCTCGAGGCCGTGGTGGCGAAGCTGCTGCAAAAGGACCCGATGAAGCGCTACGCCACCGCGGGCGAGGTGGCGCGCGAGCTCGAGCGGTTCGCTCCGGATGCCATGCGCCGCGCCGCGTCGCTCGGCCGGATCATCAACCTGCACCGCCGCGTCGCGACAACGACGCCCATCGGATCGCCCCCGCCGCAGCCGCCGCCTCCGCCGCCTCCCGTGTTGCAGGAGCCCGAGCGCGTCGCGCCGCCGCCGATGCGCGAGCCGGTGAACACCGCGCCTCCCATCCGGACGTCGGTGCGCACGTCCTACACCGAGGTCTCGGGCCAGCAGGTCCCGTTCTCGCCGACGCGCGTGGTGCCGAGCCTGTCGAACCCTCCGGGCAACCGCACGAGCGATCCCGGATCCGCGCCGCGCGGCGACTACATCTCCGCGCCCCGCACCGCCGAGCCGATCGTGCCGCCGACGGTCCCGCGCACGCTCGATCGCGCGCGCAACAACCCGTCGAACGCGGGCCCGCAGTCGCGGTATCTCTCGCCCACGCGCGCTGCCCCCTCGCGTTTTCCTGGCATGTACCAGGTCCGCGGCGCCGTGCTCCGCGCCGTCGACAAGGCGCTCGTCGAGGACGCAGGGCCGCGCGTGCGCGAGCAGGTCGTGGCGCAGCTGCCGCCGCGCTACGCCGAGGATTTCCTCAACGACTCGATCAACGCGCTCGTCGCCTACGATCTCGAGGCGCTCGACGCGTACATGGAGCTTGCGACGTCGCTGTCCTTGCACGAGCCGTCGCGCTGGCGCGCGCTCGGCCGACTCGCGATCGGCGGCGAGCTCCACAACACGGTGCGCAGCGTGCTGCGCCCGGCGCCGGATCTGCAGATCGCCATCCGCCGCGGCATCTCGATCTGGTCGCGCCTGTTCAGCTTCGGCGCGTGGAAGGTGGGCGCGAGCCAGAACGGCAAGGTCTCGCTCCAGATCGCCGAGTTCGATCCGGCCTCGCTCGCGCTGCGCCTGTGGGTCGTCGGCATGGTCGAGGAGACGGCGCGGCGCGCGGCGAGCTTCGACGTGCGCGTGAACATCACCTCGGGTGAGACGGGCTTCACGCCCGAGCTCGCCTGCGAGATCGTCTGA